A region from the Candidatus Electrothrix scaldis genome encodes:
- a CDS encoding efflux RND transporter permease subunit yields MLSKFFLERPVFAWVVAIIIMTLGALAIHQMSISQYPPIAPPAIAIDAFFPGASAETVENTVTQVIEQKMTGLDDMIYLSGTSSSSGSARVELTFAAGTDPDLAWAKVQNKLQLALASLPDVVQRSGVQVSKSTRNWLLIPALISEDGSMDNNDLQDYAQSNLEKVLARIPGVGEVQAFGSQYAMRIWINPDKLTSYSLTFEDVMTALRSYNVEVSAGQLGGTPAEEGQRLNAPIVVQHLLQTPEEFAEIPIRINQDGSAVRVKDVGRTELAIERSDSVVRSNGRPAAGMAVRQAAGANALETAKAIKAKLEEMSKFFPPGVKVIYPYDTTPFTQVSIDEVIKTLFEAIILVFIIMYVFMGNIRATIIPTIAVPVVLLGTFAVLGFAGYSINMLTMFAMVLAIGLLVDDAIVVVENVERIMSEEGLPPKEATAKSMDEITSALIGIGLVLSAVFGPMAFFPGSTGILYRQFSVTLIAAMLFSVVVALILTPVLCATFLKPVKAGHAPSENAIFFMRPFFAVFEFCFGGIRSLYVRFVALSLRIKFIFIVCYLLIVALAGFLLQRMPTSYVPDEDQGMVLVQIMLPSGSTLEQTEAVVTKVRNYFLENEEEAVKNVMTISGRNFGGQGQNLAMSFVKLKDWEERQRPDLKVKPIADRAMAALSQIKEAKVFSFPPPPVIELGMANGFDFQLQDLGGLGHEALTQARNQLLGMAAQDPRLMGVRPNGMMDTPEYRVDVNWDRAGALGVPLSSIHSTLSTAFGSAYVNDFIQAGRVKKVYVQADAAYRGLPQDMEKLYVRNTKGKMVPFSAFATGRWAQGAPKLERYNAFPSMNIQGQPAPGHSTGEAMAAMEELVTKLPQGVGFDWSGLSYQEKMATKQGPILYAFSILVIFLCVAALYESWTIPIANLLMLPLGVFGAIIASSLRGLPNDVYFQIGFLTTMGLSTKNAILIIQFIKERMAVGQGLIEATLDAVKTRFRPVMMTSLAFFFGVLPLAIASGAGAGAMNALGTAVCGGMLSATFIDLVFIPLFFVLVSQLFGKKEDKQGPSQPMQPAKVSEKKQESKEVLPPSQQPKQLDTSHPQEVQS; encoded by the coding sequence ATGCTCTCAAAATTTTTTCTTGAACGACCCGTCTTTGCCTGGGTTGTTGCCATTATTATTATGACCTTGGGAGCACTGGCTATCCACCAGATGTCCATCTCCCAGTATCCGCCGATTGCCCCGCCAGCTATTGCCATTGATGCCTTTTTCCCTGGTGCATCTGCTGAGACTGTGGAAAACACCGTGACCCAGGTTATCGAGCAGAAGATGACGGGCCTGGATGATATGATCTATCTCTCCGGCACCAGCTCTTCTTCAGGCTCTGCCCGGGTGGAGTTGACCTTTGCTGCCGGAACCGACCCTGATTTGGCCTGGGCCAAGGTGCAGAACAAGCTCCAGCTGGCCCTGGCTAGCCTGCCGGACGTGGTGCAGCGTTCCGGTGTACAGGTAAGTAAGTCGACCCGCAACTGGCTCCTCATCCCCGCTCTGATTTCGGAAGACGGGAGCATGGATAATAACGACCTCCAGGACTATGCCCAATCCAATCTGGAAAAGGTCCTGGCCCGTATTCCCGGTGTTGGTGAGGTGCAGGCCTTTGGTTCCCAATACGCCATGCGTATCTGGATCAACCCGGATAAACTGACCAGCTATAGTCTGACCTTTGAAGACGTGATGACGGCCCTGCGTTCCTATAACGTGGAGGTCTCGGCCGGACAGTTGGGTGGTACCCCGGCCGAAGAAGGTCAACGGCTCAATGCCCCCATAGTGGTTCAGCATCTCCTTCAGACCCCGGAGGAGTTCGCCGAGATTCCCATCCGTATCAATCAAGACGGTTCTGCTGTACGGGTCAAGGATGTGGGCCGTACCGAGCTGGCTATTGAGCGTAGCGATTCCGTGGTTCGCAGTAATGGGCGGCCTGCTGCGGGTATGGCGGTGCGGCAGGCTGCTGGAGCCAATGCCCTGGAAACAGCCAAGGCTATCAAAGCGAAGCTGGAAGAGATGAGCAAGTTCTTCCCGCCGGGCGTCAAGGTGATCTATCCCTATGATACCACGCCCTTTACCCAGGTCTCTATTGATGAGGTGATCAAGACCCTGTTCGAGGCGATCATCCTGGTCTTCATTATCATGTACGTGTTCATGGGGAATATCCGGGCCACCATTATCCCCACCATCGCCGTGCCTGTGGTTCTGCTTGGTACCTTTGCCGTGCTTGGTTTTGCCGGGTACTCCATCAATATGCTGACCATGTTTGCTATGGTTCTGGCCATCGGTTTGCTGGTGGACGACGCCATCGTGGTGGTGGAGAACGTGGAACGTATCATGAGCGAGGAGGGCCTGCCGCCCAAAGAGGCCACAGCCAAGTCTATGGATGAGATCACCAGTGCCCTGATCGGTATTGGTCTGGTGCTGTCAGCGGTCTTTGGTCCTATGGCCTTTTTTCCCGGCTCCACCGGAATTCTCTATCGGCAGTTTTCAGTCACCCTGATTGCGGCCATGTTGTTCTCGGTGGTGGTCGCGTTGATCCTGACCCCTGTCCTCTGTGCCACCTTTCTCAAGCCGGTAAAGGCGGGACATGCACCCTCTGAGAATGCCATCTTCTTTATGCGGCCCTTTTTTGCCGTGTTCGAGTTCTGCTTTGGCGGGATCCGCAGCCTCTATGTCCGCTTTGTTGCCCTTTCTCTGCGGATCAAGTTTATCTTTATTGTTTGTTATTTGCTTATTGTTGCCCTGGCTGGTTTTCTTCTCCAACGAATGCCGACTTCTTATGTCCCGGATGAGGATCAGGGAATGGTCCTGGTTCAAATCATGTTGCCCTCTGGTTCCACTCTGGAGCAGACTGAAGCCGTGGTCACCAAGGTTAGAAATTATTTTCTGGAGAATGAAGAGGAAGCCGTGAAAAATGTTATGACCATCTCTGGTCGTAACTTTGGTGGACAGGGCCAGAATCTGGCCATGAGCTTTGTTAAACTGAAAGACTGGGAGGAACGGCAGCGACCAGACCTGAAGGTTAAACCCATCGCAGATCGGGCAATGGCTGCCCTGTCACAGATCAAGGAAGCCAAGGTCTTTTCCTTTCCGCCGCCACCGGTTATTGAGTTGGGTATGGCCAACGGCTTTGACTTTCAGCTCCAGGATCTGGGTGGATTAGGGCATGAGGCCCTGACCCAGGCCCGTAACCAGTTGCTGGGGATGGCTGCGCAGGATCCCCGTTTGATGGGGGTTCGGCCTAACGGCATGATGGACACTCCAGAGTATCGGGTGGACGTAAATTGGGATCGGGCTGGAGCCCTGGGTGTGCCGCTGAGCTCCATTCATAGTACCTTGTCCACCGCCTTTGGTAGTGCCTATGTGAATGACTTTATCCAGGCTGGACGAGTCAAGAAGGTCTATGTCCAGGCTGATGCTGCGTATCGTGGTTTGCCCCAGGATATGGAAAAACTCTATGTCAGGAATACAAAAGGTAAGATGGTCCCCTTTTCTGCCTTTGCCACAGGGCGCTGGGCTCAGGGCGCGCCCAAGCTGGAACGCTATAATGCCTTCCCGTCCATGAATATCCAGGGGCAGCCAGCACCGGGGCATAGTACGGGTGAGGCAATGGCGGCAATGGAGGAGCTGGTCACCAAGTTGCCCCAGGGTGTTGGTTTTGACTGGAGCGGTCTTTCCTATCAGGAGAAGATGGCCACTAAACAGGGGCCGATTCTTTATGCCTTCTCTATTCTGGTTATCTTCCTCTGTGTGGCGGCCCTGTATGAAAGCTGGACTATTCCCATTGCCAACCTGCTCATGCTACCCCTGGGTGTCTTCGGGGCCATTATTGCCTCCTCGCTACGCGGCTTGCCCAATGATGTGTATTTCCAGATCGGCTTTCTGACCACTATGGGCTTGTCCACCAAGAACGCTATTCTCATCATCCAGTTCATCAAGGAGCGCATGGCCGTGGGCCAGGGCCTGATTGAAGCCACCTTGGATGCGGTCAAGACCCGATTCCGTCCGGTTATGATGACCTCGCTGGCCTTCTTTTTTGGCGTGTTGCCCTTGGCTATTGCCAGCGGTGCAGGTGCAGGTGCTATGAATGCCTTGGGAACAGCGGTTTGTGGTGGTATGCTTTCCGCTACCTTCATTGATCTGGTCTTTATTCCGCTCTTCTTTGTTCTCGTTTCCCAGCTTTTTGGCAAGAAAGAGGACAAGCAGGGACCAAGTCAACCCATGCAACCAGCCAAGGTTTCAGAGAAAAAGCAGGAATCGAAGGAGGTTCTGCCCCCTTCTCAGCAGCCTAAGCAACTTGATACTTCCCACCCTCAGGAGGTGCAGTCATAA
- a CDS encoding TetR/AcrR family transcriptional regulator: MPEKKLTRREREKQRQRRDMLDAAMKLFAEKGYHNASMQEIAEHAEFAVGTLYKFFKNKEDMYKALVTEQADRFHVSLSAALASSEDEIEQLRSYIQTKGEVFMSNESFIRLYFAETRGASFNIKAGLDSELRDRHHQMLQRVAAIFARGMEKGRFRRIAAPFHMAVAMDSLCNAFLTNWLEGRDTYPESPDTILNIFFQGLLASEGSAITDI; encoded by the coding sequence ATGCCGGAAAAGAAACTCACTCGCCGGGAACGGGAAAAACAGCGGCAGCGCCGGGATATGTTGGATGCTGCAATGAAGCTTTTTGCAGAGAAAGGCTATCATAATGCGTCGATGCAGGAGATTGCTGAGCATGCGGAGTTCGCAGTTGGAACCTTGTATAAGTTTTTCAAAAATAAGGAAGATATGTACAAGGCATTGGTTACTGAGCAGGCAGATCGCTTCCATGTGAGCTTGAGCGCAGCTCTTGCCTCATCAGAGGATGAGATAGAACAGTTGCGGAGTTATATCCAGACAAAGGGAGAGGTCTTTATGAGTAATGAATCCTTTATTCGCCTCTATTTTGCTGAAACCCGAGGGGCTAGCTTTAATATCAAGGCAGGATTAGATAGCGAATTACGGGATCGGCATCATCAGATGCTGCAGCGGGTTGCGGCAATCTTTGCCCGAGGCATGGAAAAGGGCCGATTTCGGCGCATTGCAGCGCCCTTTCATATGGCTGTGGCAATGGATAGCCTCTGTAATGCCTTTCTTACCAACTGGCTGGAAGGGAGAGATACCTACCCGGAATCCCCGGATACGATTTTAAATATCTTCTTTCAGGGGCTCTTGGCTTCTGAGGGATCTGCAATTACTGATATATAA
- the glnA gene encoding type I glutamate--ammonia ligase: MGCNCNKITREDIMKIIEEQNVHFFRLQFVDILGNMKNVAIPLSQIEKALDGQMMFDGSSIDGFVRINESDMYLKPDFNTFTVLPWRNQNGTNAARIICDVAKADGTPFEGCPRNNLKRVLADAKDMGYTMNVGTEAEFFLFELNEDGTGSTVTHDVAGYFDVDPGDKGINCRREIIETLEAMGFEIEASHHEVAEGQHEVNFKYADALTAADNTVTFKWVVRSIAAEYGLHATFMPKPVFGINGSGMHTNQSLFNLDGTNAFFDEKGPLQLSETAYKYIAGITKNAKGFAAVTNPLVNSYKRLVPGYEAPVYVAWSASNRSALVRIPASRGMGTRTEVRCPDPTCNPYMAFAMMLSSGLDGVKNNLEAPSSVDQDIFSMTPAEKEAAGIDSLPANLKEAIDALKENPIAVEALGEHILENYIANKEQEWDDYRTAVTDWELNAYLNNY, translated from the coding sequence ATGGGCTGCAACTGCAATAAAATAACTCGTGAAGATATCATGAAAATTATCGAGGAGCAGAATGTACACTTCTTCCGGCTCCAGTTTGTTGATATCCTGGGCAACATGAAAAATGTGGCTATTCCGCTGAGCCAGATTGAAAAAGCCCTGGACGGTCAGATGATGTTCGATGGTTCTTCTATTGATGGTTTTGTTCGCATCAATGAGTCTGATATGTACCTGAAGCCTGACTTCAATACCTTTACTGTTTTGCCTTGGAGAAACCAAAACGGCACCAATGCAGCCCGTATTATCTGTGATGTAGCCAAGGCTGACGGTACTCCTTTTGAGGGTTGCCCGCGTAATAACCTGAAGCGCGTTTTGGCTGATGCCAAAGACATGGGGTACACCATGAATGTAGGAACCGAGGCTGAGTTCTTCCTGTTCGAGCTGAACGAAGACGGAACCGGCAGCACTGTTACTCATGATGTAGCTGGTTACTTTGATGTTGATCCTGGCGATAAGGGTATCAACTGCCGTCGTGAGATCATCGAGACCCTGGAGGCTATGGGCTTCGAGATTGAGGCTTCTCATCACGAAGTTGCAGAAGGGCAGCACGAGGTTAACTTCAAGTATGCTGATGCACTGACAGCTGCTGACAACACCGTGACCTTCAAGTGGGTTGTTCGCTCTATCGCTGCTGAGTATGGTCTGCATGCTACCTTTATGCCGAAACCGGTTTTTGGTATTAACGGTTCCGGTATGCACACCAACCAGTCTCTGTTCAACCTGGACGGCACCAATGCCTTCTTTGATGAGAAAGGTCCGCTGCAGCTTTCTGAGACAGCATATAAGTATATCGCTGGTATTACCAAGAACGCTAAGGGCTTTGCTGCTGTTACCAATCCGCTGGTTAACTCCTATAAGCGACTGGTTCCTGGTTACGAGGCTCCGGTTTATGTTGCATGGTCTGCGTCTAACCGTTCTGCGCTGGTTCGTATCCCTGCTTCACGCGGCATGGGAACCCGTACTGAGGTACGTTGCCCGGATCCGACCTGTAACCCCTACATGGCCTTCGCTATGATGCTGAGCTCTGGTCTGGACGGTGTGAAGAATAACCTGGAAGCTCCGAGCTCAGTTGATCAGGATATTTTCTCCATGACCCCTGCTGAGAAGGAAGCTGCTGGTATCGACAGCCTGCCTGCAAACCTGAAAGAGGCTATTGATGCGCTGAAAGAGAATCCTATCGCTGTAGAAGCTCTTGGCGAGCATATTCTGGAGAACTATATCGCCAATAAAGAGCAGGAGTGGGATGATTACCGCACCGCAGTTACCGATTGGGAGCTGAATGCTTATCTGAATAACTACTAA
- a CDS encoding rhodanese-like domain-containing protein translates to MNRKKISLLIAMSACFISQPFLSFASSLQDGEKAVAAELKAAIPEEKIKTVDDLYAKWKEMEEGKSNAVIIDIRTASEFESGHIQDSNNVDSGHAYTMPKKIDDPNAEIWVFCRTQHRATYFTGMLYKYGYKNVYLAAGGIKAWAEKGYPLVTKYLGNINVNGYKKKMDEKFQFRENG, encoded by the coding sequence ATGAATAGAAAAAAAATTTCTTTACTCATTGCAATGTCAGCATGTTTTATTTCTCAGCCTTTTTTGTCTTTTGCCTCATCACTTCAAGATGGAGAAAAAGCTGTTGCTGCTGAGCTGAAAGCAGCAATTCCTGAGGAGAAGATTAAAACTGTGGATGATTTGTATGCAAAATGGAAGGAAATGGAGGAAGGAAAAAGCAATGCCGTTATTATTGATATCAGGACTGCATCTGAGTTCGAATCTGGTCATATCCAGGATTCAAATAATGTAGATTCCGGGCATGCTTATACAATGCCTAAAAAGATTGATGACCCGAATGCTGAAATTTGGGTATTCTGCCGAACCCAGCACAGAGCAACTTATTTTACCGGTATGCTTTATAAGTACGGGTATAAAAATGTTTATCTTGCAGCGGGTGGTATTAAAGCATGGGCTGAAAAAGGCTATCCCTTAGTGACCAAATATCTCGGCAACATCAATGTGAATGGATACAAAAAAAAGATGGATGAGAAATTTCAATTCCGTGAAAATGGATAA
- a CDS encoding efflux RND transporter periplasmic adaptor subunit — MNILRTWSLFLVALSGSLLLTGCDQKGLPEWAGRLVGLFSEKTQQQSAGPQRPGPAVSFLVMKQQRVVLTNELSGRTSAFRVAEIRPQVSGIIKERLFTEGTDVQAGDVLYQLDPSSFQAALDNAEANLLASKKAVDRAKAALRASQADIGRIKAKLDLAKADSKRYEQSFKQKIVSAAQRDQAATGAVVAEAELASAQAQVESSRSAIAAAQAAVQQAEAAVKTAKINLGYTKVTAPISGRIGISHVTEGAVVTAYQPTPMAVIQQMDPIYADVPQAATKLLALKKDRAVAEQEELDKVQLILEDGTPYPLEGTLQFSDVTVDPTTGSVTLRVVFPNPDRMLLPGMFVRTVIQEGVREQAILIPQQGVSRNAKGDPYALVVNAESKAEYRPLVLERAIKDKWLVTKGLAPGDKVIVEGLLMLRPGTVVTATPFGEKPQGPPQGGAAPQKEGGEGH; from the coding sequence ATGAATATCCTACGTACCTGGAGCCTCTTTCTGGTAGCTCTGTCAGGCAGTCTTTTGCTGACTGGTTGCGACCAGAAGGGCTTGCCTGAGTGGGCAGGACGGCTGGTTGGCCTGTTCTCAGAAAAAACGCAGCAACAGAGCGCAGGTCCGCAACGTCCTGGACCCGCAGTGTCCTTTCTTGTTATGAAACAGCAGCGAGTTGTACTGACCAATGAGCTGTCCGGTCGGACCTCGGCCTTTCGTGTCGCTGAAATTCGTCCGCAGGTGAGCGGTATTATCAAGGAACGTCTCTTTACTGAGGGGACAGATGTTCAGGCGGGCGATGTCCTTTACCAGCTTGATCCGTCCTCTTTTCAGGCGGCATTGGATAATGCAGAGGCAAACCTTCTCGCCTCAAAAAAAGCTGTTGATCGGGCCAAGGCTGCACTCAGGGCCAGTCAGGCTGATATCGGTCGAATCAAGGCGAAGCTGGACCTTGCCAAGGCAGACAGTAAGCGTTATGAACAGTCTTTTAAGCAAAAGATCGTTTCCGCTGCCCAGCGTGATCAGGCCGCGACCGGAGCCGTTGTGGCTGAGGCTGAACTGGCATCTGCCCAGGCCCAAGTGGAGAGCAGCCGCAGTGCAATTGCTGCTGCTCAGGCTGCTGTCCAACAGGCAGAGGCAGCAGTGAAAACCGCCAAAATTAATCTTGGCTATACCAAGGTGACAGCTCCTATCTCAGGACGAATTGGGATCTCTCATGTAACAGAGGGTGCTGTGGTTACGGCCTATCAGCCGACTCCAATGGCGGTTATTCAGCAGATGGACCCTATTTATGCCGATGTGCCCCAGGCTGCAACCAAACTGCTCGCCCTGAAAAAGGATCGTGCCGTAGCAGAGCAAGAGGAACTGGATAAGGTTCAGCTCATACTTGAAGATGGCACGCCTTATCCGCTGGAAGGTACCTTGCAATTCAGTGATGTAACGGTTGATCCAACCACGGGCTCAGTTACTCTGCGTGTGGTTTTCCCGAATCCTGATCGGATGCTCCTGCCAGGTATGTTTGTCCGCACAGTTATTCAGGAAGGGGTTCGTGAGCAGGCAATTCTGATACCGCAACAGGGCGTGTCCCGCAATGCGAAAGGCGATCCCTATGCCCTGGTAGTGAATGCAGAGAGTAAAGCCGAATATCGCCCGTTGGTCCTTGAGCGGGCCATTAAGGATAAATGGTTAGTCACTAAAGGACTTGCGCCCGGTGACAAGGTGATTGTTGAGGGACTGCTGATGTTGCGTCCTGGCACTGTGGTCACTGCGACGCCCTTTGGCGAGAAACCGCAAGGACCGCCGCAGGGTGGAGCTGCTCCCCAGAAAGAGGGGGGAGAGGGGCATTAA
- the glnD gene encoding [protein-PII] uridylyltransferase, producing the protein MSLELHAQRQALEELWEQGLSGHQLLQQHTALVDGFILDHFQASPAVGATRGEIALIALGGYGRRELYPYSDVDLLLLHDRKAKKDMQAVAESILYPLWDAGFDVGHSVRTVKDAIRFAKEDFIFEVSLLDARLLTGSASLYQELLGRYQKKILYGQRQRFVRTMDEMCTERQEKYGTHSYRLEPHIKEGRGGMRDIQAMLWTAKAVFGLPDLDAMQDAGMLSQADRSSFQESWNMLARIRNRLHYVSRRHNDQMHFELQEEMAAAFGYKDRMGMLAVEHFMREVYGHLQTISVVTDLFFEQVHELLGLSEKDKGEQEVERDICIRAKTLRLASTESELAARPGVFMRLFLQAARKGLPVHHSTRRLIARNLHLVDEHFRSSKRVANTFLGLLTGGNNPAPVLEVMLETGLLPAYIPEFGAVESLAQHDLYHIYTVDRHQIQTVAELHVLRETEAELFASLSAPHLLYLGALLHDIGKGQRKDHSVLGADLIDEVGQRLGLEEKERDVLAFLVRHHLFLPENALRRDLSDQDFIRDTADLIKDTELLTMLYLLSMADSKATGPSAWSAWKASLLSDLFLKVRSCLEAICTTDAHVEQGEEQGATWLLEQVKGLLQDDEPPLRIAAEDLPSDYLISFRPEDVAYHLRLHRDQATALQQKVLLFPEKKQRSWSLLMLCRDRQGLLAKLCGVLALHNLSVLAARIFTWPDGTVVDMLDLAPEAAIAFEEQDWKALEYDLNQAVNYRLDVGRKLYNKLETTIHGRKRQVQQLHHEVVIDNETSARHTVIEVYGADHLGALFQLTQALSDFHLNIHRARIATEVEQLIDIFYVTTEDQKKIENKELLARVENTLLCVVRDGEGDFS; encoded by the coding sequence ATGTCTTTAGAACTGCACGCGCAACGGCAGGCCCTGGAGGAGCTCTGGGAACAGGGGCTCAGTGGACATCAGCTGCTTCAGCAGCATACAGCGCTGGTTGATGGGTTTATTCTCGACCATTTTCAGGCCTCGCCAGCTGTTGGAGCGACCCGTGGAGAGATTGCGCTGATCGCCTTAGGGGGATACGGTCGCCGGGAACTCTATCCCTATTCTGATGTGGATCTCCTGCTCCTTCATGATCGCAAGGCCAAGAAGGATATGCAGGCCGTGGCAGAGTCTATCCTCTATCCCCTCTGGGATGCGGGATTTGATGTAGGACATAGCGTCCGTACGGTAAAGGATGCAATCCGTTTTGCCAAAGAAGACTTTATTTTTGAGGTCTCTTTGCTGGATGCCCGGCTACTGACCGGTTCGGCGTCCTTATACCAGGAATTATTGGGTCGCTATCAGAAAAAGATCCTCTATGGTCAGCGGCAACGTTTTGTTCGGACAATGGACGAAATGTGTACTGAGCGGCAGGAAAAATACGGTACCCATTCCTATCGCCTGGAGCCCCATATTAAAGAAGGGCGTGGCGGTATGCGGGATATCCAGGCCATGCTCTGGACGGCAAAAGCGGTTTTTGGTCTCCCGGACCTTGATGCTATGCAGGATGCCGGAATGCTGTCCCAGGCGGATCGCAGCAGTTTTCAGGAATCCTGGAATATGCTGGCCCGAATACGAAATCGGCTCCATTATGTCAGTCGCCGGCATAACGATCAGATGCATTTTGAATTGCAGGAAGAAATGGCAGCAGCCTTCGGTTATAAGGACCGGATGGGGATGTTGGCGGTTGAGCATTTTATGCGTGAGGTCTATGGGCACCTGCAAACCATTTCGGTTGTAACAGATCTTTTTTTTGAGCAGGTCCATGAGCTGCTGGGGCTCAGTGAAAAGGATAAGGGGGAGCAGGAGGTTGAGCGGGATATCTGTATCCGGGCCAAAACTCTGCGCCTGGCAAGTACCGAATCAGAGCTTGCTGCTCGCCCAGGCGTGTTTATGCGTCTTTTCTTGCAGGCTGCACGCAAGGGCTTGCCGGTTCACCATAGCACTCGTCGCCTTATTGCCCGAAACCTCCATTTGGTTGATGAGCATTTTCGTTCTTCCAAGCGGGTTGCAAATACCTTCTTAGGGCTGCTGACTGGAGGGAATAATCCTGCACCTGTTCTGGAGGTTATGCTGGAAACCGGATTGTTGCCCGCCTATATTCCAGAATTCGGCGCGGTGGAATCTCTTGCCCAGCACGATCTGTATCATATATATACGGTGGATCGGCATCAGATACAGACAGTGGCTGAGTTACATGTCCTGCGTGAGACAGAAGCAGAGCTTTTTGCTTCTCTTTCTGCTCCGCATTTACTGTATTTAGGAGCTTTGCTCCATGATATCGGCAAGGGACAACGCAAAGATCACTCGGTGCTGGGTGCGGATCTCATCGACGAGGTTGGGCAGCGACTGGGGCTGGAGGAAAAGGAACGTGATGTGTTGGCCTTTTTGGTCCGTCATCATCTCTTTCTCCCGGAAAATGCCCTGCGTCGTGATCTGAGTGATCAGGATTTTATCCGTGATACAGCAGATCTGATTAAAGATACCGAGTTGTTGACCATGCTCTATCTTTTATCAATGGCTGATTCCAAGGCGACAGGTCCTTCGGCTTGGTCGGCCTGGAAGGCAAGTCTGCTCAGTGATCTGTTTCTCAAGGTACGTTCCTGTCTGGAGGCGATATGTACGACAGATGCCCATGTTGAACAGGGTGAGGAGCAGGGGGCGACTTGGTTGCTGGAGCAGGTTAAGGGGCTGCTTCAGGATGATGAGCCCCCGTTGCGTATAGCTGCTGAGGATTTGCCCTCGGATTATCTGATCAGCTTCAGACCGGAAGATGTGGCGTATCATTTGCGTTTACATCGGGATCAGGCCACAGCCCTTCAGCAGAAGGTTCTGCTTTTTCCAGAGAAAAAGCAGAGGTCCTGGTCTTTGCTCATGCTCTGTCGGGACAGGCAGGGGCTGCTGGCCAAGCTCTGTGGGGTCTTGGCTCTGCATAATCTTTCTGTATTGGCCGCTCGGATTTTTACCTGGCCTGACGGAACCGTGGTGGACATGTTGGATCTGGCTCCTGAGGCGGCAATTGCATTTGAGGAGCAAGATTGGAAGGCCCTGGAGTATGACTTGAATCAGGCGGTTAATTACCGTCTGGATGTAGGGCGGAAGCTGTACAATAAGCTGGAAACGACGATTCATGGGCGGAAACGGCAGGTGCAGCAGCTGCATCATGAGGTTGTCATTGATAATGAGACCTCGGCCCGTCATACAGTGATAGAGGTTTATGGTGCAGATCATCTCGGGGCGCTGTTTCAGCTGACGCAGGCCTTGTCTGATTTTCACCTGAATATTCATCGGGCCAGAATCGCCACGGAAGTGGAGCAGCTTATAGATATTTTTTATGTGACCACGGAAGATCAGAAGAAAATAGAAAATAAAGAGCTGCTTGCCAGGGTAGAAAACACCCTCCTCTGTGTTGTTCGTGATGGGGAAGGGGATTTTTCATAA